One window of Rhizobium leguminosarum genomic DNA carries:
- a CDS encoding polysaccharide deacetylase family protein, translating into MTGQLKRLAKRAAIGAGLELSWLIAAAGLMREARGRGVIFTLHHVRPHVPEAFEPNAHLEITPGFLDTALRRLRREGYRFVPLDQVPALLAEPEGGKPFAAFTLDDGYINNLEHALPVFEQHRAPFTVFVAKGFAEGSHSIWWETLAVLLRRLSEIRFDFGRGSERLALDNPQQQWDAFDRFAAYIHRSDEARAVAAIDMLARKNGIEPTDITRELVMEPGQLQWLAGHPLATLGAHTISHRALARLPEAEARIEMQVSADYVEAVTGIRPITIAYPYGTPEAATAREAAIARNLGFQAAVTTQPGLPAARQTAYLSRISLNGFYQKRRYVSALASGIPLKLMGK; encoded by the coding sequence ATGACGGGACAATTGAAGCGACTGGCAAAACGCGCAGCGATCGGCGCCGGGCTGGAGCTTTCCTGGCTGATCGCCGCCGCCGGGCTGATGCGCGAAGCGCGTGGGCGCGGCGTCATCTTTACGCTGCATCATGTCCGCCCGCACGTGCCGGAGGCTTTCGAGCCGAACGCGCATCTCGAAATCACGCCCGGCTTTCTCGATACGGCGCTGCGGCGGCTGAGGCGGGAGGGCTATCGCTTCGTGCCGCTCGATCAGGTGCCGGCGCTGCTGGCGGAGCCCGAGGGCGGAAAGCCGTTTGCCGCCTTCACGCTCGACGACGGCTACATCAACAATCTGGAGCACGCGCTGCCGGTGTTCGAACAGCATCGGGCGCCGTTCACGGTGTTCGTCGCCAAGGGTTTTGCCGAGGGCTCGCACAGCATCTGGTGGGAGACGCTCGCCGTTCTCCTGCGCCGCCTAAGCGAAATCCGCTTCGATTTCGGCCGCGGCAGCGAGCGCCTGGCGCTCGACAATCCGCAGCAGCAATGGGATGCATTCGACCGCTTCGCAGCCTATATCCACCGCTCCGACGAGGCGCGCGCCGTTGCTGCAATCGACATGCTGGCGCGGAAAAACGGCATCGAGCCGACCGATATCACCCGCGAACTGGTGATGGAGCCCGGCCAGTTGCAATGGCTCGCCGGACATCCGCTCGCAACACTCGGCGCCCATACGATCAGCCATCGGGCGCTGGCCCGCCTGCCGGAAGCCGAAGCGCGGATCGAGATGCAGGTTTCGGCCGATTACGTCGAAGCGGTGACCGGCATCCGTCCCATAACGATCGCCTATCCCTACGGCACACCGGAGGCGGCGACCGCCCGCGAGGCGGCGATTGCCCGTAATCTCGGCTTTCAGGCTGCGGTCACCACCCAGCCGGGCCTGCCGGCGGCAAGGCAAACCGCCTATCTCTCGCGCATTTCGCTGAACGGCTTCTACCAGAAGCGACGCTATGTCTCCGCGCTTGCCTCCGGCATTCCACTGAAGCTGATGGGCAAATAG
- a CDS encoding RT0821/Lpp0805 family surface protein, which translates to MEVIAKSYRHTKGLRRRSSAFFVIGVAMLSLSGCVAGGMDFLSEAKVDRSVATGTVPQTPPSTDTLSDEMTVRNAVTSADVQRLEGQPLPWANASTGSAGVIDTIVENNESGQVCRQFRTTRHSYVGIAKFYGKTCLVGGGNWQLLSFQPES; encoded by the coding sequence GTGGAAGTCATAGCAAAGTCATATCGCCATACAAAGGGCCTGCGGCGACGCAGCAGCGCGTTCTTCGTCATCGGCGTTGCCATGCTTTCGCTTTCCGGCTGCGTTGCAGGCGGCATGGATTTTCTCAGTGAAGCCAAGGTCGACCGGTCGGTGGCAACCGGCACCGTGCCGCAGACGCCGCCGAGCACCGATACGCTCTCCGACGAGATGACCGTGCGCAATGCCGTGACCTCGGCCGATGTACAAAGGCTCGAGGGCCAACCGCTTCCCTGGGCGAACGCATCGACAGGCAGCGCCGGCGTCATCGATACGATCGTCGAGAACAACGAATCAGGCCAGGTCTGCCGCCAGTTCCGCACCACGCGGCATTCCTATGTCGGGATCGCCAAATTCTACGGCAAGACCTGCCTGGTCGGCGGCGGCAACTGGCAGCTTTTGAGCTTTCAGCCGGAAAGTTGA
- a CDS encoding invasion associated locus B family protein, giving the protein MIRYPEVSMGFRSLAQSLLVTVSIAAAATTPVFAQQQPTPAQAKPPAAAPAPAPAPAPAPATTPQQPSAASPNIQVTPGQTQPQAPGTVKSNHGAWSVVCDKPAGASTEQCALMQNVIAEDRPEVGLSVVVLKTADRKSKILRVLAPLGVLLPNGLGLNVDGKDIGRAYFVRCFADGCYAEVVLEDELLKTFRSGAQATFIVFQTPEEGIGIPVDLKGFAEGFDALP; this is encoded by the coding sequence ATGATTCGATATCCAGAGGTTTCCATGGGTTTCCGTTCCCTCGCGCAGTCGCTTCTCGTGACTGTCAGCATCGCGGCCGCAGCGACGACGCCTGTTTTCGCACAGCAGCAACCCACGCCGGCCCAGGCCAAGCCGCCGGCTGCCGCGCCGGCCCCTGCCCCTGCCCCTGCCCCTGCTCCCGCTACGACGCCGCAGCAGCCGAGTGCGGCCAGTCCGAATATCCAGGTGACACCCGGCCAGACCCAGCCGCAGGCGCCGGGCACGGTGAAATCCAATCACGGCGCATGGTCCGTCGTCTGCGACAAGCCGGCCGGCGCCTCGACCGAACAATGCGCGCTGATGCAGAACGTCATCGCCGAGGATCGGCCGGAAGTCGGGCTTTCCGTCGTCGTGTTGAAGACGGCCGACCGCAAGTCGAAGATCCTCCGCGTGCTGGCGCCGCTCGGCGTGCTCTTGCCGAACGGCCTCGGGCTCAATGTCGACGGCAAGGATATCGGCCGCGCCTATTTCGTGCGCTGTTTCGCCGATGGCTGTTATGCCGAGGTCGTGCTCGAGGACGAACTGCTGAAAACCTTCCGCAGCGGCGCCCAGGCAACCTTCATCGTCTTCCAGACGCCGGAAGAAGGCATCGGCATCCCGGTCGACCTCAAAGGCTTCGCCGAAGGCTTCGACGCCCTGCCTTGA
- the pdxH gene encoding pyridoxamine 5'-phosphate oxidase, translating into MSANELTSGDFTESGEPFKLFAEWLGEAEASEPNDPNAVALATVDEDGLPNVRMVLLKGFDEDGFVFYTNFESQKGLEILGQKKAAMCFHWKSLRRQVRLRGPVEIVTDVEADAYFKTRARGSRIGAWASKQSRPLESRFALEKAVAEYTARYAIGEIPRPAHWSGFRIRPTSIEFWKDQKFRLHDRVEFRRPSPEGAWDKVRMYP; encoded by the coding sequence ATGTCGGCAAACGAGTTAACAAGCGGTGACTTTACCGAAAGTGGCGAACCCTTCAAGCTCTTTGCCGAATGGCTTGGAGAAGCGGAGGCTTCCGAACCCAACGACCCGAACGCCGTGGCGCTGGCAACGGTCGATGAGGATGGTCTTCCCAATGTCCGCATGGTTCTCCTGAAGGGATTCGACGAAGACGGTTTCGTCTTCTACACCAATTTCGAGAGCCAGAAAGGCCTTGAAATTCTCGGCCAGAAAAAGGCCGCCATGTGTTTTCACTGGAAAAGCCTGCGCCGCCAGGTAAGGTTGCGCGGCCCGGTCGAGATCGTCACCGATGTCGAAGCCGACGCCTATTTCAAGACGCGGGCGCGCGGCAGCCGCATCGGCGCCTGGGCTTCGAAACAATCCCGCCCGCTCGAAAGCCGATTCGCGCTTGAAAAGGCGGTGGCCGAATATACTGCGCGGTATGCCATCGGCGAAATTCCACGCCCCGCCCACTGGTCGGGCTTCCGCATCCGGCCGACCTCGATCGAATTCTGGAAAGACCAGAAATTCCGCCTGCATGACCGGGTCGAATTCCGCCGGCCCTCGCCGGAAGGCGCATGGGACAAGGTCAGGATGTATCCGTAA
- a CDS encoding histidine phosphatase family protein, giving the protein MLIYVIRHGQTAWNAERRLQGQKDVPMNATGLEQARQNGLALAGILGETIDEFDFVASPLGRTRATMEIMRAAMGLPPLAYRTDPRLVEISFGDWEGSTLRELKATQRERVAERNASKWDFIPPGDDAESYEILSWRTGSWLQSVDRSTVCVTHGGVIRTLFQAISDLPKSSAAEGAIPQDRIARIDTAERTIDWL; this is encoded by the coding sequence GTGCTTATCTACGTGATCAGACACGGCCAGACCGCCTGGAATGCCGAGCGCCGCCTGCAGGGTCAGAAGGACGTTCCGATGAATGCCACGGGCCTGGAACAGGCCCGGCAAAACGGCCTCGCGCTTGCCGGGATTCTCGGCGAGACCATCGATGAATTCGATTTCGTCGCAAGCCCGCTCGGCCGCACCCGCGCGACAATGGAAATCATGCGGGCCGCCATGGGCCTGCCGCCGCTTGCCTATCGCACCGATCCGAGGCTGGTGGAGATTTCCTTCGGCGACTGGGAGGGCTCGACGCTCAGGGAGCTGAAGGCGACGCAGCGCGAGCGGGTGGCCGAACGCAACGCCTCGAAATGGGATTTCATCCCGCCCGGCGATGACGCGGAAAGCTACGAGATCCTCTCCTGGCGCACCGGCTCATGGCTGCAATCCGTCGATCGCTCGACTGTCTGCGTCACACATGGCGGCGTCATCCGCACGCTGTTCCAGGCGATTTCCGACCTGCCGAAGAGCAGCGCTGCCGAAGGCGCAATCCCGCAGGACCGGATCGCCAGGATCGACACCGCCGAGCGGACGATCGACTGGCTGTAG
- a CDS encoding J domain-containing protein yields MRDPYKILGVKRDAAADEIKAAWRNMAKSAHPDHNQSDPTATARFAEIGRAYETLKDPRKRSLFDNAVRMAEAKKNEQTIMQQRHAAREAAVRAKAAQANAERVMEELARAAQKAAAEGSRQQAGSAEPADEMVERIFGAQARAAGGGQAQSRAQQAQYQQAQNPQTQNQQTQNQQTGEAGRRVDGDAAEADTKGDEEAGEAAANAGANLPLPLSILTSLVRRFTGAKDTGLEKAPDEVATATVTIDDVLKSSWITASLPEGREIGFALPAGTRDGHELRLKGQGFKLPGMQRGDAVINIRIAPDPRFTVDGFDLHAVLPLSIENAVLGTEARIEGPSGPLNITVPAWSGSDKTISIPGQGLHREEGGRGDLVVELRIILWEKPDDKVTDLMRSMREGLFL; encoded by the coding sequence ATGCGCGATCCTTATAAAATTCTGGGCGTCAAGCGCGACGCGGCAGCGGACGAGATCAAGGCGGCTTGGCGCAACATGGCCAAATCAGCCCATCCCGACCACAATCAGAGCGACCCGACGGCGACGGCCCGGTTCGCCGAGATCGGCCGCGCCTATGAAACGCTGAAGGACCCGCGCAAACGCAGCCTGTTCGACAATGCCGTGCGGATGGCGGAAGCCAAGAAAAACGAACAGACGATCATGCAGCAGCGCCATGCCGCGCGCGAGGCTGCCGTGCGCGCCAAGGCGGCGCAGGCCAATGCCGAGCGGGTGATGGAAGAGCTTGCGCGGGCCGCCCAGAAGGCCGCTGCCGAAGGCTCCAGACAACAGGCAGGATCCGCTGAGCCCGCCGACGAGATGGTCGAGCGCATTTTCGGCGCCCAGGCACGCGCTGCCGGCGGCGGCCAGGCGCAGAGCCGCGCACAACAGGCGCAATACCAGCAGGCCCAAAATCCGCAGACACAGAACCAGCAGACACAGAACCAGCAGACTGGCGAGGCCGGCAGGCGCGTGGACGGCGACGCCGCCGAGGCCGACACCAAGGGCGACGAGGAGGCCGGCGAAGCTGCGGCGAATGCCGGCGCCAACCTGCCGCTGCCGCTCAGCATCCTGACATCCCTGGTGCGTCGTTTCACCGGCGCCAAGGATACCGGGCTGGAAAAAGCACCGGATGAAGTGGCGACGGCGACGGTGACGATCGACGACGTGTTGAAGAGCAGCTGGATCACCGCGTCACTGCCGGAGGGTCGCGAGATCGGCTTCGCATTGCCGGCCGGCACAAGGGATGGCCACGAGCTGCGGCTCAAGGGACAGGGTTTCAAGCTGCCGGGCATGCAACGCGGCGATGCCGTCATCAATATTCGCATCGCGCCCGATCCGCGCTTCACGGTCGACGGCTTCGATCTGCACGCCGTGCTGCCGCTCAGCATCGAAAATGCCGTTCTCGGCACCGAGGCGCGCATCGAGGGACCAAGCGGACCGCTTAACATTACGGTCCCCGCATGGTCGGGCTCGGACAAGACGATCAGCATCCCCGGCCAGGGATTGCACCGCGAAGAAGGCGGCAGAGGCGATCTCGTCGTCGAATTGCGCATTATCCTGTGGGAAAAACCCGACGACAAAGTCACCGATCTGATGCGGAGCATGCGCGAAGGCCTGTTCCTGTGA
- the fabI gene encoding enoyl-ACP reductase FabI translates to MAQASGLMAGKRGVIMGVANNRSIAWGIAKAIHAQGGEVALTYQGDALKKRVEPLAAEIGATLVGHCDVADEATIDAVFENVEKLWGKIDFLVHAIGFSDKDELTGRYVDTSADNFAKTMQISVYSFTSVARRAEKLMTDGGAMLTLTYYGAEKVMPNYNVMGVAKAALEASVKYLAVDLGPQNIRVNAVSAGPIKTLAASGIGDFRYILKWNEYNAPLRRTVTIEEVGDVGLYLLSDLSRSVTGEVHHADSGYHVIGMKAVDAPDISVIKD, encoded by the coding sequence ATGGCTCAAGCATCCGGCCTCATGGCAGGCAAACGCGGCGTCATCATGGGTGTCGCCAACAATCGTTCGATTGCGTGGGGTATTGCCAAGGCCATTCATGCGCAGGGCGGAGAAGTCGCGCTGACCTACCAGGGCGATGCGCTGAAGAAGCGCGTCGAGCCGCTCGCCGCCGAAATCGGCGCGACGCTCGTCGGCCACTGTGACGTTGCCGACGAAGCCACGATCGACGCCGTTTTCGAAAACGTCGAAAAGCTCTGGGGCAAGATCGATTTCCTCGTGCATGCGATCGGCTTCTCCGACAAGGACGAGCTGACCGGCCGCTATGTCGACACCTCGGCCGACAATTTCGCCAAGACGATGCAGATCTCCGTCTATTCCTTCACCTCGGTCGCACGCCGCGCCGAGAAACTGATGACGGATGGCGGCGCCATGCTGACGCTGACCTATTACGGCGCCGAAAAGGTGATGCCGAACTATAACGTCATGGGCGTCGCCAAGGCAGCGCTCGAAGCGAGCGTCAAATATCTGGCCGTCGACCTCGGGCCGCAGAACATTCGCGTCAACGCTGTCTCGGCCGGCCCGATCAAGACGCTCGCCGCCTCCGGCATCGGCGATTTCCGCTACATTCTGAAGTGGAACGAATACAACGCGCCGCTGCGCCGGACCGTCACCATCGAGGAAGTCGGCGACGTCGGTCTCTATCTCCTGTCGGACCTGTCGCGTTCCGTCACCGGCGAAGTGCACCATGCCGACAGCGGCTATCATGTCATCGGCATGAAGGCGGTCGACGCACCCGACATTTCCGTCATCAAGGACTAA
- a CDS encoding DUF1344 domain-containing protein has product MRFVVATLLATASFLSPMSGFAESADVEATIKKVDTANLVLTLDDGKTYQAPEEFNFDGLEAGVKVIVFYTEVDGKRVINDLDIVK; this is encoded by the coding sequence ATGCGTTTCGTCGTCGCCACGCTTTTGGCAACAGCAAGTTTCCTGTCGCCGATGAGCGGTTTTGCCGAGAGCGCCGATGTCGAGGCGACGATCAAGAAGGTCGACACCGCCAATCTCGTGCTGACGCTCGATGACGGTAAAACCTATCAGGCGCCCGAGGAATTCAATTTCGATGGCCTCGAAGCCGGGGTGAAGGTGATCGTCTTCTACACCGAGGTCGACGGCAAGCGCGTCATCAACGATCTCGATATCGTCAAGTAG
- a CDS encoding GNAT family N-acetyltransferase produces the protein MAEVEIRRFTEDDADAVLSVILPIQREEFGIDITADAQPDLRVIPDFYQSGKGQFWVAVKDGAIVGTLGLKDIGNHQAALRKMFVAAEVRGSEHGVAALLLDRLFSHARDAGLTEIFLGTTDKFVAAHRFYEKNGFTEVAKSALPRPFPLMAVDTKFYRYKLD, from the coding sequence ATGGCGGAGGTCGAGATCAGGCGTTTCACGGAAGACGACGCCGATGCCGTGCTGTCGGTAATCCTGCCGATCCAGCGCGAGGAGTTCGGCATCGATATCACAGCCGATGCGCAGCCGGATCTGCGGGTCATCCCGGATTTCTATCAGTCCGGCAAGGGGCAGTTCTGGGTCGCCGTCAAGGATGGCGCTATCGTCGGCACGCTCGGGCTCAAGGATATCGGCAACCATCAGGCGGCGTTGCGCAAGATGTTCGTCGCCGCCGAGGTTCGCGGCAGCGAGCACGGGGTGGCCGCACTGCTCCTCGACCGGCTGTTTTCCCACGCCAGGGATGCCGGCCTCACCGAAATCTTCCTCGGCACGACAGACAAGTTCGTCGCCGCCCATCGCTTCTACGAGAAGAACGGCTTTACCGAGGTCGCCAAGAGCGCCCTGCCCCGCCCCTTCCCGCTGATGGCGGTGGACACCAAGTTCTACCGATACAAGCTCGACTGA
- a CDS encoding D-alanyl-D-alanine carboxypeptidase family protein → MRTLLAAVLTVTLAVSAPLAAIAGSASLVLDARTGKVLAAENADTLNHPASLTKMMTLYLTFEALKRGKIAWDTPIKMSKYAASRPPTKLGVKAGGTITVREAVYGMIIKSANDAASAMGEKLGGSESGFAGMMTAKARQLGMSRTVFVNASGLPDGRQVTTARDMSTLAIALMKNYPNEYRLFSAASFNFRGRTVRGHNNLMYRYQGMDGIKTGYTNASGFNLVSAVRDGNRRVVGVVLGGRTARSRDAKMAGLLDRYLGRASSSGGARLVASVGASEPVEIASAADDSDVPVPLSAPRPADDLAAKSLAYADDTVVPLERPVAMDEILNAGKAPKMLAEKSDGDWQIQISAAPSADAARALLAQAKSEGGAPLVSASPYTEAVGKGANKIYRARFVGFASKDAAVSACDALKQRSYDCMLLPDHG, encoded by the coding sequence ATGAGAACGCTTTTGGCGGCTGTTTTGACCGTAACGCTTGCCGTTTCGGCGCCTCTTGCAGCGATTGCCGGCAGCGCCTCGCTGGTCCTCGATGCCCGCACCGGCAAGGTTCTCGCCGCCGAAAACGCCGATACGCTGAACCATCCGGCATCGCTGACCAAGATGATGACGCTCTATCTCACCTTCGAAGCGCTGAAGCGCGGCAAGATTGCCTGGGATACGCCGATCAAGATGTCGAAATACGCGGCCTCCCGGCCGCCGACCAAGCTTGGCGTCAAGGCCGGCGGCACGATCACCGTGCGCGAGGCGGTCTATGGCATGATCATCAAATCCGCCAATGATGCAGCTTCCGCCATGGGTGAAAAGCTCGGCGGCTCGGAAAGCGGTTTTGCCGGGATGATGACCGCCAAAGCCCGCCAGCTCGGGATGAGCCGCACCGTTTTCGTCAACGCCTCAGGCCTGCCGGACGGCCGTCAGGTCACCACGGCGCGTGACATGTCGACGCTCGCAATCGCGCTGATGAAGAACTATCCGAACGAATACCGGCTGTTTTCGGCGGCAAGCTTCAATTTCCGCGGCCGGACCGTGCGCGGCCACAACAATCTCATGTACCGCTACCAGGGCATGGACGGCATCAAGACCGGTTACACCAACGCCTCCGGCTTCAATCTCGTCAGCGCCGTCAGGGACGGCAACCGCCGCGTCGTCGGCGTCGTGCTCGGCGGCCGCACCGCCCGCAGCCGCGACGCCAAGATGGCCGGTTTGCTCGACCGTTATCTCGGCCGTGCCTCGTCTTCCGGCGGCGCAAGACTGGTGGCGAGCGTCGGCGCCAGCGAGCCCGTCGAAATCGCGTCCGCCGCCGACGATTCCGATGTTCCAGTGCCGCTCAGCGCACCCCGCCCGGCCGACGATCTCGCAGCCAAGAGCCTGGCCTATGCCGATGACACCGTCGTGCCGCTGGAGCGTCCGGTCGCGATGGACGAAATCCTCAACGCCGGCAAGGCGCCGAAGATGTTGGCAGAGAAGAGCGATGGCGACTGGCAGATCCAGATCTCGGCCGCTCCGAGCGCCGATGCGGCCCGAGCGCTGCTCGCCCAGGCGAAGTCTGAAGGCGGCGCGCCGCTCGTTTCCGCCTCGCCCTATACCGAGGCGGTCGGGAAGGGCGCCAACAAGATCTATCGCGCTCGCTTCGTCGGCTTCGCCAGCAAGGATGCCGCCGTCTCGGCCTGCGATGCGCTGAAGCAGCGCTCCTATGACTGCATGCTGCTGCCGGACCACGGCTGA
- the tldD gene encoding metalloprotease TldD encodes MTTDLLTLFDADEATMRGLVAEALSGADDGELFIEHAQAEALTFDNGRLKGGSFNTEQGFGLRAVAGEAVGFAHAGDLSVAALKRAADAVGAVTRGYSGTYAAAPQRTNKKFYGDQNPIGQPSFEEKVKVLQDIDAYLRGKNDKVRQVTASVAASWQVVDILRADGHRVRDIRPMTRINISVMVGEGDRQESGSYGSGGRIGFGDFIAEGSWQYGADEALRQALVNLEAIDAPAGTMDVVLGAGWPGVMLHEAVGHGLEGDFNRKKTSAFAGLLGQIVAAPGVTVVDDGTIDNRRGSITIDDEGTPSGYNVLIENGKLVGYMQDRQNARLMGMTPTGNGRRQGYAHVPMPRMTNTYMLGGDKTPEEIIASVKKGIYAVSFGGGQVDITSGKFVFGCTEAYLIENGKVGAPIKGAMLIGNGPDAMKRVSMIGNDMKLDTGIGNCGKGGQWVPVGVGQPHLRMDQVTVGGTQT; translated from the coding sequence ATGACCACCGATCTCCTGACGCTATTTGATGCCGACGAAGCCACGATGCGTGGCCTGGTCGCCGAGGCCCTGTCCGGCGCCGATGATGGCGAGCTGTTTATCGAGCATGCGCAGGCCGAAGCGCTGACCTTCGACAATGGCCGGCTAAAGGGCGGCAGCTTCAACACCGAGCAGGGGTTCGGCCTGCGCGCCGTTGCCGGCGAAGCGGTCGGTTTTGCCCATGCCGGCGATCTTTCGGTGGCGGCGCTGAAGCGGGCAGCAGATGCGGTCGGCGCCGTGACGCGCGGTTATTCCGGCACTTACGCCGCAGCCCCCCAGCGCACCAACAAGAAATTCTACGGCGACCAGAACCCGATCGGCCAGCCGAGCTTCGAGGAAAAGGTCAAGGTCCTGCAGGACATCGACGCCTATCTGCGTGGGAAGAACGACAAGGTGCGGCAGGTGACGGCCTCGGTCGCGGCGAGCTGGCAGGTGGTCGACATCCTGCGCGCCGACGGCCACCGCGTCCGCGACATCCGGCCGATGACGCGCATCAACATCTCGGTGATGGTCGGCGAAGGCGATCGGCAGGAAAGCGGCTCCTACGGCAGCGGCGGACGCATCGGCTTCGGCGATTTCATCGCCGAGGGCAGCTGGCAATACGGCGCCGATGAGGCGCTGCGCCAGGCGCTCGTCAACCTCGAGGCGATCGACGCGCCGGCGGGCACGATGGATGTCGTTCTCGGCGCCGGCTGGCCGGGCGTGATGCTGCACGAGGCCGTCGGTCACGGGCTGGAAGGCGATTTCAACCGTAAGAAGACGTCGGCCTTTGCCGGCCTGCTCGGCCAGATTGTCGCCGCCCCCGGCGTCACCGTCGTCGACGACGGCACGATCGACAACCGCCGCGGCTCGATCACCATCGACGACGAGGGCACACCCTCCGGCTATAATGTGTTGATCGAGAACGGCAAGCTGGTCGGCTATATGCAGGATCGGCAGAATGCCCGGCTGATGGGCATGACGCCGACCGGCAACGGACGCCGCCAGGGTTATGCGCATGTGCCGATGCCGCGCATGACCAACACCTATATGCTCGGCGGCGACAAGACGCCGGAGGAAATCATCGCCTCGGTGAAGAAGGGCATCTATGCCGTCTCCTTCGGCGGCGGCCAGGTGGATATCACCTCCGGCAAGTTCGTCTTCGGCTGCACCGAGGCCTATCTGATCGAAAACGGCAAGGTCGGCGCGCCGATCAAGGGCGCGATGCTGATCGGCAACGGCCCGGATGCGATGAAGCGGGTATCGATGATCGGCAACGACATGAAGCTCGATACCGGCATCGGCAATTGCGGCAAGGGCGGCCAATGGGTTCCGGTCGGCGTCGGCCAGCCGCATCTGCGCATGGATCAGGTGACCGTCGGCGGCACCCAGACCTGA
- a CDS encoding pyrophosphatase, with protein sequence MLRRLADQFEISSSAHVAANGIERDADWFLLKLQEEMGELTQAWNRLTGRGRAKGRSPEDMRRDLADETADLLGHLLLFARRNDIDLAAAIERKWLFQPAEVLKG encoded by the coding sequence ATGTTGCGTCGTCTTGCCGACCAGTTCGAAATCTCTTCCTCGGCGCATGTCGCCGCCAACGGCATCGAACGCGACGCCGACTGGTTCCTGCTGAAGCTGCAGGAGGAAATGGGTGAACTGACACAGGCCTGGAACCGGCTGACCGGCCGCGGCCGTGCCAAAGGCCGCTCGCCTGAAGACATGCGGCGCGATCTGGCCGACGAGACGGCCGACCTTCTCGGCCACCTCCTGCTGTTTGCCCGCCGCAACGATATCGATCTTGCCGCGGCGATCGAACGGAAGTGGCTGTTTCAGCCGGCGGAGGTGCTGAAGGGCTGA